In Actinomycetes bacterium, the genomic window GTCGACCGCGCGGTCGTGGCTCGCCGACGCCTGCACCACCCGTGCGGCCCACTCCGCCTGCCGAGCGCGCACGACCTCGACCGCGAGCGCCTCCTTGGACGGGAAGTGGTGGTAGAAGGCACCCTTGGTGATCCCGGCAGCGCGGATCAGGTCGCTGAGGGACGTGCCGGCGTAGCCGTGGGCGAGGAACGCCTCGGTGGCCACGGCCAGAATGTGCTGGCGGGTGGCCGAGCCCCGCTCGGTGGCGCGCACCGTGCGGACAGCCGCGTCCTCGTGGGTCTTGATCGCAGTCATGGCGCCACAGCATACCGACCGACCGGTCGGTGCGTCAACGGCCAGATCTCCGCTCGAGCGGCCGGAAACGCCGATGCGATACGGCTGTCCGAGGGGTGGGGCGGGCCGGGCCGCCGCCACGACGCTCTCGTCCAACCCTTCCGGATTGTCGTCGGTCTTCACCAGCATCGGCATCATCGGTGCGAGCAACACCGCGCGCTCGAGCGGCCGGTGCCGTATCGCGAGACGTACCGGACGACGTCGCCGCAGCCGGACAGCTGGACGCTGGTGTCCCGATCGACCCCACCGACAAGGAGCTGGCCTGGTTCGACGGGCTCAACCGCCGCTACCCCTTCCCGCTGGCCTGGCCGGGGCGCAGCTGGCTCGACGGGCAGATGGCCGCCCACCCCGCCATCGTGCGCTACTACCTTGAGGGCGGCGACAGCCGTGTCGTGCGTGTCCTGCGCGGGCAGGCCGAGGAGGTTGCGCAGGCTGGCCATGGCCCCGGGGGCGTTGCCGGTACGGGGACCTGGGAGGCGTCCTCGGCGAAGCTGATGTCGCGGATGGGGTACCTCACCGAGGGGCGCACCGCCGGCCAGGCCCGCGAGCTGGACTTCTCGCCCTGGGGCGGCGCCTACAACCGGGTGCCCGCCGACGCCACCGCCTTCGTCCACCGCGACCCGCTCTACTCGCTGAAGCACGCGGTCGTGGTCGACCCTGCCGCGTCGACGGCTGCCAAGCAGGCCGCCCACCGCTGGGCGACCCGGTCCTGGGCGTCGGTGCACCGGTGGGGGACCGGGGGGGGGTGTTCCCGAACTTCCCCGACCCCGACCTCGACAACTGGGCCGACGCCTACTACGGCAGCAACCACGACCGTCTGTTGCGCGTCAAGGCACGCTACGACCCAGGCAACGTCTTCCGC contains:
- a CDS encoding BBE domain-containing protein yields the protein MFPNFPDPDLDNWADAYYGSNHDRLLRVKARYDPGNVFRLHQSLPVR